Proteins encoded together in one Catellatospora citrea window:
- a CDS encoding glyoxalase, whose translation MNEATSPPTETTVPLLPCVSADDTLAFYQALGFQVTWRQTKPYLYLAFKLGGFDLHFKNPPQGLDPSEENSGGCLVLVDAIAPYHAAFTQAMRQAYGKVLATGLPRLTRYRPGASRFTLMDPSGNSIIFIQRDEPEEVEYGGSKKLEGLARVLDNARIYREFKNDDRAAYRALTSGLRKHRDQAAPIDRALALAALIELAVAMDEPAKIETYASELRTIELTESERERVDAELRTAADLDIWLTAEPTADGR comes from the coding sequence ATGAACGAGGCGACGAGCCCACCGACCGAGACGACCGTTCCGCTGCTGCCGTGCGTGTCCGCCGACGACACGCTGGCGTTCTACCAGGCGCTCGGCTTCCAGGTCACCTGGCGGCAGACCAAGCCGTACCTCTATCTTGCCTTCAAGCTGGGCGGGTTCGACCTGCACTTCAAGAATCCGCCGCAGGGGCTGGACCCCAGCGAGGAGAACAGCGGCGGCTGCCTGGTGCTGGTCGACGCGATCGCGCCGTACCACGCCGCCTTCACCCAGGCGATGCGCCAGGCGTACGGCAAAGTGCTGGCCACCGGGCTGCCCCGGCTGACCCGCTACCGGCCCGGCGCCAGCCGCTTCACCCTGATGGACCCGTCCGGCAACTCGATCATCTTCATCCAGCGCGACGAGCCGGAGGAGGTGGAGTACGGCGGCTCGAAGAAGCTCGAAGGGCTCGCCCGGGTGCTCGACAACGCCCGGATCTACCGCGAGTTCAAGAACGACGACCGTGCAGCCTACCGCGCACTCACCTCTGGGCTGCGCAAACACCGCGACCAGGCAGCGCCGATCGACCGGGCGCTGGCGTTGGCGGCGCTGATCGAGCTGGCCGTCGCCATGGACGAACCCGCAAAGATCGAGACGTACGCCTCGGAGCTGCGGACAATCGAACTCACCGAGTCGGAGCGCGAACGAGTCGACGCGGAGCTGCGCACCGCGGCAGACCTCGACATCTGGCTGACCGCCGAGCCGACGGCGGACGGCCGATAA
- a CDS encoding serine hydrolase translates to MNDAAVVAEAREALRDAGLRGSFLVRDLDSGQEMGIDADVVWPVASLVKVPIAVATLERAARGELDPAAPVTVQPGRVSTPGPTGLTRFRHPATLAVEDLAYLAVAVSDSTAADALLALTGPAQVTAELRRLGVAGISVRYLMRELASTPAELLDPGEVHVAHSLAIAGATPTGGHAVAQLDIARANTGSARAFVDLLHALWRPSTMHTAVAERVRELMGATVMRHRLAPDFSSDASVWSSKTGTLLNLRHEIGVVEHADGQTFAVAALTESSVAAAVQPEAEALMAHVARTLRDQLRRFDRL, encoded by the coding sequence GTGAACGACGCGGCGGTCGTGGCAGAAGCGCGCGAAGCCCTGCGCGACGCGGGGTTGCGAGGATCGTTCCTGGTGCGGGATCTGGACTCCGGGCAGGAGATGGGCATCGACGCGGACGTGGTGTGGCCGGTCGCGTCGCTGGTGAAGGTCCCGATCGCCGTGGCCACGCTGGAACGCGCCGCCCGCGGCGAACTCGACCCCGCAGCTCCGGTCACCGTCCAACCCGGCCGCGTCAGCACACCGGGCCCGACCGGGCTCACCAGGTTCCGGCACCCCGCGACACTCGCCGTCGAGGATCTGGCCTACCTGGCCGTGGCGGTCAGCGACAGCACGGCCGCCGACGCGCTGCTGGCACTCACCGGGCCCGCGCAGGTGACCGCCGAGCTGCGGCGGCTCGGCGTGGCCGGCATCAGCGTCCGCTACCTGATGCGCGAACTGGCCAGCACCCCCGCCGAACTGCTCGACCCGGGCGAGGTGCACGTCGCCCACTCGCTGGCCATCGCCGGCGCCACGCCGACCGGAGGGCACGCGGTCGCGCAGTTGGACATCGCCCGCGCCAACACCGGCTCGGCGCGCGCCTTCGTGGACCTGCTGCACGCGCTGTGGCGGCCTTCGACCATGCACACCGCGGTCGCCGAACGGGTACGCGAGCTGATGGGCGCCACGGTGATGCGCCACCGTCTGGCGCCGGATTTCAGTTCGGACGCCTCGGTGTGGTCGTCGAAGACCGGCACCCTGCTCAACCTGCGCCATGAGATCGGCGTCGTCGAGCACGCCGACGGTCAGACCTTCGCCGTTGCGGCGCTGACCGAGTCCAGCGTCGCGGCGGCGGTGCAGCCCGAAGCCGAGGCGCTGATGGCGCACGTCGCCCGGACGCTGCGGGACCAGCTGCGCCGCTTCGACCGGCTCTGA
- a CDS encoding helix-turn-helix domain-containing protein: MDLVAACRAFLAVSGQGSFTAGAAVARIQQSVASRRVAALEEHLGGRVFARSSRTVRLTPFGRDMLPWARRVVDVADAMALDAARALLRPIRLAVPAVCGTLALARLAAAGRDEQVHLDLLAAGPVERAELVRAEQVGAALLAVAPDGAVWQVPVGVAAAADPGRPAVHVESLRAGRAARTARRRRIWVQPEDDVAHVRDELTRLGAAVGLQPAQVATGASLVAAVSEVLTSNDLLACSPAQAEELGLHWRPIGELDLRRGYDLAVGSREDASAVGQLLEAEIGRCLGVRQGQGRGRS, translated from the coding sequence GTGGATCTTGTGGCGGCCTGTCGTGCCTTCCTGGCGGTGAGCGGGCAGGGCAGCTTCACCGCAGGTGCGGCGGTGGCGCGGATCCAGCAGTCGGTGGCCAGCAGGCGCGTCGCCGCGCTGGAGGAGCACCTGGGCGGTCGCGTGTTCGCGCGCTCGTCGCGGACGGTGCGGCTGACGCCGTTCGGCCGCGACATGCTGCCATGGGCCAGGCGGGTGGTCGACGTGGCCGACGCGATGGCGCTGGACGCGGCGCGGGCACTGCTGCGCCCGATCCGCCTGGCCGTCCCGGCGGTCTGCGGCACGCTCGCGCTGGCCAGGCTGGCCGCGGCGGGCCGTGACGAGCAGGTGCACCTGGACCTGCTCGCGGCGGGTCCGGTCGAGCGGGCGGAGCTGGTGCGGGCGGAGCAGGTCGGTGCGGCGCTGCTGGCCGTGGCGCCCGACGGCGCGGTGTGGCAGGTGCCGGTCGGCGTGGCCGCGGCCGCCGACCCGGGCCGGCCGGCCGTACACGTGGAGTCGCTGCGAGCCGGCCGGGCCGCGCGGACGGCTCGCCGCCGGCGGATCTGGGTGCAGCCCGAGGACGACGTGGCGCATGTACGCGACGAGCTGACGCGCCTGGGTGCAGCGGTAGGGCTGCAGCCCGCGCAGGTCGCGACCGGGGCATCGCTGGTGGCCGCGGTGTCAGAGGTGCTGACCTCGAACGATCTGCTCGCGTGCTCTCCCGCGCAAGCCGAGGAGCTGGGCCTGCACTGGCGGCCGATCGGTGAGCTCGACCTGCGCCGCGGCTACGACCTGGCGGTCGGCAGCCGTGAGGACGCCTCGGCGGTGGGGCAGCTGCTGGAAGCCGAGATCGGTCGCTGCCTGGGTGTGCGCCAGGGGCAGGGGAGGGGGCGGTCGTGA
- the bla gene encoding class A beta-lactamase: MIISVRRAAAAATLTCLILSGCKTTTPTTPTPSAPAPSAVAAFAELETRFDARLGVYAIDTGTGRTVEHRADERFAYASTYKALAAAAVLDTTTAEQLDRVVHYTAADLVTYSPVTDKRVQTGMSLREIADAAVRYSDNTAGNLLLDHLGGPDGFERSLRGIGDRTTDAARHETELNQAAPGDTRDTSTPRALATDLRAYALGDGLADDDRTVLNDWLRGNTTGAKLIRAGVPTGWQVGDKTGAAAYGTRNDIAVVWPTDGAPIVLAILSSHDEQDATYDDALIAQAAAAAVTALRP, from the coding sequence ATGATCATCTCTGTGCGGCGGGCCGCTGCGGCCGCCACGCTCACCTGCCTCATCCTCAGCGGCTGCAAGACCACCACGCCCACCACCCCCACGCCCAGCGCTCCGGCGCCCTCGGCTGTCGCCGCCTTCGCGGAGCTGGAGACCCGGTTCGACGCCCGGCTGGGGGTGTACGCGATCGACACCGGCACCGGCCGCACCGTCGAGCACCGCGCCGACGAGCGGTTCGCCTACGCCTCCACCTACAAGGCCCTGGCCGCCGCCGCGGTGCTGGACACCACGACCGCCGAGCAGCTCGACCGCGTCGTCCACTACACCGCCGCCGACCTGGTCACCTATTCGCCGGTCACCGACAAGCGCGTGCAGACCGGGATGAGCCTGCGTGAGATCGCCGACGCCGCGGTGCGCTACAGCGACAACACCGCCGGCAACCTGCTGCTGGACCACCTCGGCGGCCCCGACGGCTTCGAGCGGTCGCTCCGCGGGATCGGCGACCGGACCACCGACGCCGCCCGCCACGAGACCGAACTCAACCAGGCCGCCCCCGGCGACACCCGCGACACCAGCACCCCCCGCGCGTTGGCCACCGACCTGCGCGCCTACGCCCTCGGCGACGGCCTGGCCGACGACGACCGCACCGTGCTCAACGACTGGCTGCGCGGCAACACCACCGGCGCCAAGCTCATCCGCGCCGGCGTCCCGACGGGCTGGCAGGTCGGCGACAAGACCGGAGCCGCCGCCTACGGCACCCGCAACGACATCGCCGTCGTCTGGCCCACCGACGGCGCCCCCATCGTCCTGGCCATCCTGTCCAGCCACGACGAGCAGGACGCCACGTACGACGACGCGCTCATCGCGCAGGCCGCGGCAGCCGCCGTCACCGCGCTTCGGCCCTGA
- a CDS encoding bifunctional metallophosphatase/5'-nucleotidase yields MGAEVRLLGLNDLHGHLTGRGLAYTDPYTGRTGPVGGVATLAAMIRQRRRAHAGPTFVVHSGDMTGGSPAEAALLRDEPVIRVLNQLGLLVGTPGNHEFGAGLPEFLRLVRGGDGFEGQNFPLISANILHRPTGRTLFPPYLVTAAGGTKIGFIGATVRFTPLLTSPGTVDDLDFLDEVDAVRACLPELRAQGVHAIVLLLHEGGHQQTLPGGEVSARVNEIAASLPEIGVVMAAHTHHSIHTYVGNTLVMQAAPFGRAFCDVRITLDPRTGRIATADGELVPVWADGAAEPDVAAIVDHALTATAEATGRVVAVSSRHLVSGRDGGATHAGESPLGNLLADAMRATTGAHVAFTNPGGMRAAIPAGAVTWGDLFGVLPSGNDLISCTLTGAQIWELLAQQRRHRFRRNLAVSGLHYRYRPHDEHGGEVVEIRLGPAGQRGAPIRPDASQRYRVAVNSFLAAGGDGYRALLGGAEVVGHGSELGALVEYVATLPSPFDAAIEDRIVYDRVAKTN; encoded by the coding sequence ATGGGCGCCGAGGTCCGGCTCCTCGGACTGAACGACCTGCACGGCCATCTCACCGGCCGTGGCCTGGCCTACACCGACCCGTACACCGGCCGCACCGGCCCCGTCGGCGGGGTCGCCACGCTGGCCGCGATGATCCGGCAGCGCCGGCGCGCGCACGCGGGCCCCACGTTCGTGGTGCACTCCGGCGACATGACCGGCGGCAGCCCCGCCGAAGCCGCACTGCTGCGCGACGAGCCGGTCATCCGGGTGCTCAACCAGCTCGGATTGCTGGTCGGCACGCCCGGCAACCACGAGTTCGGGGCAGGGCTGCCCGAGTTCCTGCGCCTGGTGCGCGGCGGGGACGGGTTCGAGGGCCAGAACTTCCCCTTGATCAGCGCCAACATCCTGCACCGACCCACCGGCCGCACCCTGTTCCCGCCGTACCTGGTCACCGCTGCCGGCGGCACGAAGATCGGGTTCATCGGCGCGACGGTGCGATTCACGCCTCTGCTGACCAGCCCCGGGACCGTCGACGACCTGGACTTCCTCGACGAGGTGGACGCGGTGCGCGCCTGCCTGCCTGAACTGCGGGCACAGGGCGTGCACGCGATCGTGCTGCTGCTGCACGAGGGCGGCCACCAGCAGACGCTTCCCGGCGGCGAGGTTTCCGCCCGGGTCAATGAGATCGCCGCGAGTCTGCCCGAAATCGGTGTGGTGATGGCAGCCCACACTCACCACAGCATCCACACGTACGTCGGGAACACGCTGGTCATGCAGGCCGCACCGTTCGGGCGCGCGTTCTGCGACGTACGGATCACGCTGGACCCGCGCACCGGACGCATCGCCACCGCCGACGGCGAACTCGTGCCGGTGTGGGCCGACGGGGCGGCGGAGCCCGACGTCGCCGCCATCGTCGACCACGCCCTCACCGCGACCGCCGAAGCGACCGGCCGCGTGGTCGCCGTCAGCTCGCGGCACCTGGTGTCCGGACGCGACGGCGGGGCCACGCACGCCGGGGAGTCGCCGCTGGGCAACCTGCTCGCCGACGCGATGCGGGCCACCACCGGCGCGCACGTGGCGTTCACCAATCCCGGCGGCATGCGCGCCGCCATCCCCGCCGGCGCGGTCACCTGGGGCGACCTGTTCGGCGTGCTGCCCTCGGGCAACGATCTGATCTCCTGCACGCTGACCGGCGCGCAGATCTGGGAGCTGCTGGCGCAGCAGCGCCGCCACCGGTTCCGGCGCAACCTGGCGGTGTCCGGGCTGCACTACCGCTACCGCCCGCATGACGAGCACGGCGGCGAGGTGGTCGAGATCCGCCTGGGCCCGGCGGGTCAGCGGGGCGCGCCGATCCGACCCGACGCTAGCCAACGCTACCGGGTCGCGGTGAACAGCTTTCTCGCCGCCGGCGGCGACGGCTACCGGGCGCTGCTGGGCGGCGCCGAGGTGGTCGGACACGGGTCCGAGCTCGGCGCCCTGGTCGAGTACGTGGCCACGCTGCCGTCGCCGTTCGACGCGGCGATCGAGGACCGGATCGTCTACGACCGGGTCGCGAAGACCAACTGA